A genomic segment from Comamonas terrigena NBRC 13299 encodes:
- a CDS encoding ABC transporter substrate-binding protein: MPRFSVTRVAAAALLGLSALSSFAQSVPSEVRLAWAGGPRVWILGKIDGSFDKAFGTKTKWVQFASGADVLSLFAAKEIDIARFGSSPAAAGIARKLPIEVIGTPEIIATAERLIARDGITDLKGLEGKTVAYPANSTAQYAFEQAVKLAKVDRSKIKALSLKPAEIVAAWKRGDIDAAYVWGPFTQQLEASGGKQIYVTKDLQKHQVLVFNNFVVRKEFAEKHPELVTKFLRVVQDKVDQYKKDEEGSVQAIAKHLDIPADSVRSTLGGLEYPSLQEQLTPAFIGDEKTKSNSLITKAYKDSAEFLAGIGELRKQEVPVSYGPYINTTYLQRAAAAK, encoded by the coding sequence ATGCCCCGCTTTTCCGTGACCCGTGTTGCCGCAGCCGCCTTGTTGGGCCTGTCCGCGCTGTCGTCGTTTGCCCAGTCCGTTCCTTCCGAGGTGCGGTTGGCCTGGGCCGGCGGCCCGCGCGTGTGGATTCTGGGCAAGATCGACGGTTCGTTCGACAAGGCCTTCGGCACCAAGACCAAGTGGGTGCAGTTCGCCTCGGGTGCCGATGTGCTGAGCCTGTTTGCGGCCAAGGAAATCGACATTGCCCGCTTTGGCTCCAGCCCGGCTGCGGCCGGCATTGCGCGCAAGCTGCCGATCGAGGTGATCGGCACGCCCGAAATCATTGCCACCGCAGAGCGCCTGATTGCCCGCGACGGCATCACCGACCTCAAGGGCCTGGAAGGCAAGACCGTGGCCTACCCTGCCAACTCCACCGCGCAGTACGCGTTCGAGCAGGCCGTGAAGCTGGCCAAGGTGGACCGCAGCAAGATCAAGGCGCTGTCGCTCAAGCCCGCCGAGATTGTGGCCGCCTGGAAGCGCGGCGACATCGACGCCGCCTATGTCTGGGGCCCCTTCACCCAGCAGCTGGAAGCCAGCGGCGGCAAGCAGATCTATGTCACCAAGGACCTGCAGAAGCACCAGGTGCTGGTGTTCAACAACTTCGTGGTGCGCAAGGAATTTGCCGAGAAGCACCCCGAGCTGGTGACCAAGTTCCTGCGCGTGGTGCAGGACAAGGTGGACCAGTACAAGAAGGACGAGGAAGGTTCGGTGCAGGCCATTGCCAAGCACCTGGACATTCCCGCCGACAGCGTGCGCAGCACCCTGGGCGGGCTGGAATACCCTTCGCTGCAGGAGCAGTTGACCCCGGCCTTCATCGGGGATGAAAAGACCAAGTCCAACTCGCTGATCACCAAGGCCTACAAGGACTCGGCCGAATTCCTGGCTGGCATTGGCGAGCTGCGCAAGCAGGAGGTGCCGGTCAGCTACGGCCCCTACATCAACACCACCTATCTGCAGCGCGCTGCGGCCGCCAAGTAA
- a CDS encoding ABC transporter ATP-binding protein, giving the protein MSAHLHTTTRSSGGHHDRDHGHSQSHSRIQIQGVHKHFAQPGKGDSQQVLSDVSLELQHGEFVCLLGASGCGKSTLLNLVAGFEQPDGGRLLCDGRPITGPGPERGMVFQQPTLFPWLTVRQNVDFGPRMAGQRAADYAARADEFLRLVGLADFADHHPWQLSGGMRQRAALARAWLPEPEILLMDEPFGALDAQTRLAMQELLTGIWQQKRTTILFVTHDVDEALFLADRVVILSSRPGRIRQELQVPFERPRSFEDLVADPRFGALKRDILHVLREEAAKSLQSVAA; this is encoded by the coding sequence ATGAGCGCGCACCTGCACACCACCACGCGGTCATCCGGTGGTCACCACGACCGCGACCATGGTCATAGTCAGAGCCACAGCCGCATCCAGATCCAGGGCGTGCACAAGCACTTTGCCCAGCCGGGCAAGGGGGACAGCCAGCAGGTGCTCAGCGATGTCTCGCTGGAGCTGCAGCATGGCGAATTCGTCTGCCTGCTGGGCGCATCGGGCTGCGGCAAGTCCACGCTGCTGAATCTGGTGGCCGGCTTCGAGCAACCCGACGGCGGGCGCCTGCTGTGCGACGGCCGCCCCATCACCGGCCCCGGGCCGGAGCGCGGCATGGTGTTCCAGCAGCCCACGCTGTTCCCCTGGCTTACCGTGCGCCAGAACGTGGACTTCGGCCCGCGCATGGCCGGCCAGCGCGCCGCAGACTATGCAGCCCGCGCCGACGAGTTTCTGCGCCTGGTCGGCCTGGCCGACTTTGCCGATCACCACCCCTGGCAGCTGTCCGGCGGCATGCGCCAGCGCGCCGCCCTGGCCCGCGCCTGGCTGCCCGAACCAGAAATCCTGCTGATGGACGAACCCTTCGGCGCGCTGGACGCCCAGACCCGGCTGGCCATGCAGGAGCTGCTGACCGGCATCTGGCAACAGAAGCGCACCACCATCCTCTTTGTGACCCACGATGTGGACGAGGCACTGTTCCTGGCCGACCGGGTGGTGATTCTGTCCTCGCGCCCCGGGCGGATTCGCCAGGAGCTGCAGGTCCCGTTCGAGCGGCCGCGCAGCTTTGAGGACCTGGTGGCCGACCCGCGCTTTGGCGCCCTGAAACGCGACATCCTGCATGTGCTGCGTGAAGAAGCGGCCAAGTCGCTGCAGAGCGTGGCCGCATGA
- a CDS encoding glycerate kinase, with the protein MKIVIAPDSYKESLSALEVATQIERGFQEIFPDAQYVKVPMADGGEGTVQAMVEATQGRHIEVEVTAPLGERVTGFYGLTGDGRTAMIEMAAASGLALVPPARRDPRVTTSYGTGELITAALDAGARHLILGIGGSATNDGGAGMLQALGVQLLDAQGLQLGRGGAPLAQLDRIDASGLDVRLAECTIEVACDVDNPLTGPRGASAIFGPQKGATPEVVQQLDANLQHFARIILRDVGADVDAVAGAGAAGGMGAAMLAFLKGQLRPGCEIIAKAVGLEAAVKDADLVVTGEGRIDQQTIFGKTPFGVATVAKQFGKPVVGIAGGLGTNAHVVHDHGIDAIFSVLSRICTIEDALAEAEHNVRSAARNIAAVLAMGQGLRAGA; encoded by the coding sequence ATGAAAATCGTCATTGCCCCCGATTCGTACAAGGAAAGCCTGTCCGCCCTGGAAGTGGCCACGCAGATCGAACGGGGCTTCCAGGAAATTTTCCCCGATGCCCAGTACGTCAAGGTGCCGATGGCCGATGGCGGCGAGGGCACGGTGCAGGCCATGGTCGAGGCCACGCAGGGCCGCCACATCGAGGTGGAAGTCACCGCTCCGCTGGGCGAGCGGGTCACCGGCTTCTACGGCCTGACGGGCGACGGCCGCACCGCCATGATCGAGATGGCCGCCGCCAGCGGCCTGGCGCTGGTGCCGCCGGCCCGGCGCGACCCGCGCGTGACCACCAGCTACGGCACGGGCGAGCTGATCACCGCCGCGCTGGACGCCGGTGCGCGCCACCTGATTCTGGGCATTGGCGGCAGCGCCACCAACGACGGCGGCGCCGGCATGCTGCAGGCCCTGGGCGTGCAGCTGCTGGACGCCCAGGGCCTGCAGCTGGGCCGTGGCGGTGCGCCGCTGGCGCAGCTGGACCGCATCGATGCCTCCGGCCTGGATGTGCGCCTGGCCGAATGCACCATCGAAGTCGCCTGCGACGTGGACAACCCGCTGACCGGCCCGCGCGGCGCCTCCGCCATCTTCGGCCCGCAAAAAGGCGCCACGCCCGAGGTGGTGCAGCAGCTGGACGCCAATCTGCAGCACTTCGCCCGCATCATCCTGCGTGACGTGGGGGCGGACGTGGACGCCGTGGCCGGCGCCGGTGCCGCCGGTGGCATGGGCGCGGCCATGCTGGCCTTTCTGAAAGGCCAGCTGCGCCCGGGCTGCGAAATCATTGCCAAGGCCGTGGGCCTGGAGGCCGCGGTCAAGGACGCCGACCTGGTGGTCACCGGCGAAGGCCGTATCGACCAGCAGACCATCTTTGGCAAGACACCGTTCGGCGTGGCCACGGTGGCCAAGCAGTTCGGCAAGCCGGTGGTCGGCATTGCCGGCGGCCTGGGCACCAATGCCCATGTGGTGCACGACCACGGCATCGACGCTATCTTCAGCGTGCTCAGCCGCATCTGCACCATCGAGGATGCGCTGGCCGAGGCCGAACACAATGTGCGCAGCGCGGCGCGCAATATCGCGGCGGTGCTGGCAATGGGCCAGGGCCTGCGCGCCGGAGCCTGA
- a CDS encoding phospholipase D family protein — protein sequence MRLAPIFALLSLVLSLAGCSLPSLEGRTDSQAVAADTTGQSRLGLAVQQLRSSGHDAALTGIYALADPREAFAARALLARAADQTLDVQYYIWRGDKTGQLLLRELLTAADRGVRVRLLLDDGGTAGLDAELAALDSHPLIEVRLFNPFVLRTGKYLGYLTHFPRTNRRMHNKSFTADNQATIIGGRNVGNEYFGATDGVLFSDLDVLAIGPAVPEVSNDFDCYWNSASAYPIALLVRPDADTTPDALRQQYQVLAASAASEDFARAVEMTPFIQQLLQAQLPLEWAPVHLVSDDPAKVLGTAAQEGLMLPQLLQRTGMPTQRLDLVSPYFVPTRSGTEALAQLQRSGVQVRVLTNALEATDVAVVHSGYAKYRKPLLQAGIELFEMRSNNPQPVELEDQFKLGSLGSSGTSLHAKTFAIDGQKAFVGSFNFDPRSAMLNTELGFVIDSPVLARQISDTFDTQVPLRAYRVGLDGQGQLQWQAQNNDGGVDTYTQEPYSSWWLRLLLRVLGWLPIEWLL from the coding sequence ATGCGCCTTGCACCGATATTCGCCCTCCTGAGCCTGGTGCTGAGCCTGGCAGGCTGCAGCCTGCCCTCGCTGGAAGGCCGTACCGACAGCCAGGCCGTGGCGGCCGATACCACCGGCCAGTCCCGCCTGGGCCTGGCCGTGCAGCAGCTGCGCAGCAGCGGCCACGATGCGGCACTCACCGGCATCTATGCGCTGGCCGACCCGCGCGAAGCCTTTGCCGCGCGCGCCCTGCTGGCCCGGGCCGCAGACCAGACCCTGGATGTGCAGTACTACATCTGGCGCGGCGACAAGACCGGCCAGTTGCTGCTGCGCGAGCTGCTCACCGCCGCCGACCGCGGCGTGCGCGTGCGCCTGCTGCTGGACGACGGCGGCACGGCAGGGCTGGACGCCGAGCTGGCCGCGCTGGACAGCCACCCGCTGATCGAGGTGCGCCTGTTCAACCCCTTTGTGCTGCGCACCGGCAAATACCTGGGCTATCTGACGCATTTCCCGCGCACCAACCGGCGCATGCACAACAAGTCCTTCACCGCCGACAACCAGGCCACCATCATCGGCGGGCGCAATGTGGGCAACGAGTACTTCGGCGCCACCGACGGCGTGCTGTTCTCCGACCTGGATGTGCTGGCCATTGGCCCGGCCGTGCCCGAGGTGTCGAACGACTTCGACTGCTACTGGAACAGTGCCTCGGCCTACCCCATCGCCTTGCTGGTGCGCCCGGATGCCGACACCACGCCCGACGCGCTGCGCCAGCAGTACCAGGTGCTGGCCGCCTCCGCCGCCTCCGAGGACTTTGCCCGTGCGGTGGAGATGACGCCCTTCATCCAGCAGCTGCTGCAGGCCCAGCTGCCACTGGAATGGGCGCCGGTGCACCTGGTCAGCGACGACCCGGCCAAGGTGCTGGGCACGGCCGCGCAGGAGGGCCTGATGCTGCCCCAGTTGCTGCAGCGCACCGGCATGCCCACCCAACGGCTGGATCTGGTCTCACCCTACTTCGTGCCCACCCGCTCCGGTACCGAGGCCCTGGCCCAGCTCCAGCGCAGCGGCGTGCAGGTGCGGGTGCTGACCAATGCGCTGGAAGCCACGGACGTGGCGGTGGTGCATTCCGGCTACGCCAAATACCGCAAACCGCTGCTGCAGGCGGGCATCGAGCTGTTCGAGATGCGCAGCAACAACCCCCAGCCGGTGGAGCTGGAAGACCAGTTCAAGCTGGGCTCGCTGGGCAGCTCGGGCACCAGCCTGCATGCCAAGACCTTTGCCATCGATGGGCAGAAGGCCTTTGTCGGCTCCTTCAACTTCGACCCGCGTTCGGCCATGCTGAACACCGAGCTGGGCTTTGTGATCGACAGCCCGGTGCTGGCCCGCCAGATCAGCGACACCTTCGACACCCAGGTGCCGCTGCGCGCCTACCGGGTCGGCCTGGATGGCCAGGGCCAGCTGCAGTGGCAGGCCCAGAACAACGACGGCGGGGTGGACACCTACACCCAGGAGCCCTACTCCAGCTGGTGGCTGCGCCTGCTGCTGCGGGTGCTGGGCTGGCTGCCGATCGAGTGGCTGCTGTAG
- a CDS encoding ABC transporter permease encodes MSLSSQTPLPLYLPPTAAQAPSPQPARARWIPSAGRLAAVSITSVLAVLLLWQASGSLGWVDALMLPPPTDLWHTLVELTQEGYRQTPLWQHLLTSTLRALVAFVVAILVGVPLGLSMGLSATLSATLNPFVQFLRPLPKIALVPLVIVWFGIGEGAKFFLIFIATVLSIVVGAAAAVAHISQARLRAAQTLGASRRQLFSHVVLPHALPELFTTVRLAIGIGWTSLIAAEMVAANSGLGWMVINAGSYLRTDVVMLGILLLGLIGYLFDVGLVLLQRHYAPWAGKDA; translated from the coding sequence ATGTCCCTGTCTTCGCAAACGCCACTGCCGCTGTACCTGCCGCCCACGGCGGCGCAGGCCCCATCGCCACAGCCCGCACGCGCGCGCTGGATTCCCTCTGCGGGCCGGCTGGCGGCGGTCAGCATCACCAGCGTGCTGGCCGTGCTGCTGCTGTGGCAAGCCAGCGGCAGCCTGGGCTGGGTGGATGCGCTGATGCTGCCGCCCCCCACCGATCTGTGGCACACCCTGGTGGAACTGACCCAGGAAGGCTACCGCCAGACGCCGCTGTGGCAGCACCTGCTGACCAGCACGCTGCGCGCGCTGGTGGCCTTTGTCGTGGCCATTCTGGTTGGCGTGCCGCTGGGCCTGTCCATGGGCCTGTCGGCCACACTGTCCGCCACGCTCAACCCCTTTGTGCAATTTTTGCGGCCCCTGCCCAAGATTGCGCTGGTACCGCTGGTCATCGTCTGGTTCGGCATTGGGGAAGGCGCCAAGTTCTTTCTGATCTTCATTGCCACGGTGCTGAGCATCGTCGTGGGTGCCGCTGCGGCGGTGGCCCATATCAGCCAGGCGCGGCTGCGCGCAGCGCAGACGCTGGGGGCCAGCCGCCGCCAGCTGTTCAGCCATGTGGTGCTGCCGCACGCCCTGCCCGAGCTGTTCACCACCGTGCGCCTGGCCATCGGCATTGGCTGGACCTCGCTGATCGCCGCTGAAATGGTGGCGGCCAATTCCGGCCTAGGCTGGATGGTCATCAATGCCGGCAGCTATCTGCGCACCGACGTGGTGATGCTGGGCATTCTGCTGCTGGGCCTGATCGGCTATCTGTTTGACGTGGGCCTGGTGCTGCTGCAGCGCCATTACGCCCCCTGGGCCGGGAAAGACGCATGA
- a CDS encoding GntP family permease yields the protein MSSIALSSVLVVLSIVAIIYLTSKVKFSVFGSLFAVSLALALGSGMPLGKVIDTLKSSFGNTLGGISFIIIFGAAIAVCMQKSGGALSIASHILKLAGKGNAKAAMAWTGFIPGLTIFCDTGYIILSGIARSVSASSRTSMPLIAAIMGSSLFVVHCLVPTHPGALAAATALNANLGMLVLASVLFAIPGLLASYYWAGLMDKGQNYAPAEIEDGADDLSQDNLPKFSHALVPVVLPLVLISISTLLTTLGMKDGGATVFHFLGNPVMALLVGMLCGVWLLSRHGGQKGDFTKVLEEAIVKAGPILIITAAGGMFGAIIKETGVGNALGGVLGGASVGLLVPFIIAALLKTAQGSSTVAALTTAAIISPSLQTFGLDSEMGRVFAVLAIGAGSMIASHANDSYFWVVTKFSNIEMQQSLRVFSSSTFVMGVVTFACIWAASAFML from the coding sequence ATGAGCAGCATCGCACTCTCATCCGTTCTGGTGGTCCTCAGTATTGTGGCCATCATCTACCTCACATCCAAGGTGAAGTTCAGCGTCTTCGGATCGCTGTTCGCCGTATCGCTGGCGCTGGCGCTGGGCTCCGGCATGCCACTGGGCAAGGTGATCGACACCCTCAAGAGCAGCTTCGGCAACACGCTGGGCGGCATCTCCTTCATCATCATCTTTGGTGCGGCGATTGCGGTGTGCATGCAAAAGAGCGGCGGCGCGCTGAGCATTGCCAGCCACATCCTGAAGCTGGCGGGCAAGGGCAACGCCAAGGCCGCCATGGCCTGGACCGGCTTCATCCCCGGCCTGACCATCTTCTGCGACACCGGCTACATCATCCTGAGCGGCATTGCGCGCAGCGTCAGCGCCAGCTCCAGGACCTCGATGCCGCTGATCGCCGCCATCATGGGCTCGTCGCTGTTCGTGGTGCACTGCCTGGTGCCCACCCACCCCGGCGCGCTGGCGGCAGCCACCGCGCTGAATGCCAATCTGGGCATGCTGGTGCTGGCGTCGGTGCTGTTTGCCATTCCCGGTCTGCTGGCTTCCTACTACTGGGCCGGCCTGATGGACAAGGGCCAGAACTACGCCCCCGCCGAGATTGAGGACGGTGCCGACGACCTGTCGCAGGACAATCTGCCCAAGTTTTCGCATGCGCTGGTGCCCGTGGTGCTGCCGCTGGTGCTGATCTCCATTTCCACCCTGCTGACCACCCTGGGCATGAAGGATGGCGGAGCCACCGTGTTCCACTTCCTGGGCAACCCGGTGATGGCTTTGCTGGTGGGCATGCTGTGCGGCGTCTGGCTGCTCAGCCGCCATGGCGGCCAGAAGGGCGACTTCACCAAGGTGCTGGAAGAAGCCATCGTCAAGGCCGGCCCGATCCTGATCATCACCGCCGCCGGCGGCATGTTCGGCGCCATCATCAAGGAAACCGGCGTGGGCAATGCGCTGGGTGGAGTGCTGGGCGGGGCCTCGGTCGGCCTGCTGGTGCCCTTCATCATTGCGGCGCTGCTCAAGACGGCCCAGGGTTCTTCCACCGTGGCCGCACTGACCACCGCTGCCATCATCAGCCCCAGCCTGCAGACCTTCGGCCTGGATTCGGAAATGGGCCGCGTGTTCGCGGTGCTGGCGATTGGCGCGGGCTCGATGATCGCCTCCCACGCCAACGACTCCTACTTCTGGGTGGTGACCAAGTTCTCCAACATCGAGATGCAGCAGTCGCTGCGCGTGTTCTCCTCATCCACCTTCGTGATGGGCGTGGTGACCTTTGCCTGCATCTGGGCAGCCAGCGCCTTCATGCTGTAA
- a CDS encoding carboxymuconolactone decarboxylase family protein, with protein MARLPILTVESAPESVRPLLEKSQKAMGFLPHFVGMLAQAPAALETYMTVSGLNMRTSLSPGEREVVQLVAGTTHGCHFCVAAHTPAALGKGKLDPAVVEALRAGQTLPDARLEALARFARSVIATRGDVPDAELQALRAAGFSDQQALEVVLGISLATLSNFANNLAHTPLNPELEPYAWQRPAA; from the coding sequence ATGGCGCGTCTGCCCATCCTGACTGTCGAGTCTGCCCCCGAGTCCGTCCGCCCGCTGCTGGAGAAATCGCAGAAGGCCATGGGTTTTCTGCCGCACTTTGTCGGCATGCTGGCCCAGGCGCCGGCGGCGCTGGAAACCTATATGACGGTCTCCGGCCTGAACATGCGCACCAGCCTGAGCCCGGGCGAGCGCGAGGTGGTGCAACTGGTGGCCGGCACCACCCATGGCTGCCATTTCTGTGTGGCGGCGCACACCCCGGCCGCGCTGGGCAAAGGCAAGCTGGACCCGGCCGTGGTGGAAGCACTGCGCGCCGGCCAGACCCTGCCCGACGCCCGGCTGGAAGCCCTGGCCCGCTTTGCCCGCAGCGTGATCGCCACACGCGGCGACGTGCCCGATGCCGAGCTGCAGGCCCTGCGTGCTGCCGGTTTCAGCGACCAGCAGGCGCTGGAAGTGGTGCTGGGCATCAGCCTGGCCACCCTGTCCAACTTTGCCAACAACCTGGCCCACACGCCGCTGAACCCCGAGCTGGAACCCTATGCCTGGCAGCGCCCGGCGGCCTGA
- a CDS encoding DEAD/DEAH box helicase, which yields MSFASLGLAPSLVHAAQRHGLLAPTAIQTQALPAILDGQDLRACAPTGSGKTAAYVLPLLQRWMLADAPAGPRSTQTLVLVPTRELASQVAELVYHLGEAMGQRPKVAVLTGGVSINPQLMALRGGVDWVIATPGRLLDVVEHSRLQLNRIHTLVLDEADRLMDLGFAEELDRVLALLPATGQRQTLLLSATFPPAVEAIAARLLQDAAARVEIASTHQQDATIVQRALHVDAARRTPLLRDLLQEFQWPRALVFVASRYSAEHVAFKLKAHGIAARAFHGELSQGARQAALADFKSGLLQVLVTTDLAARGIHVDALPVVINYDLPRSPTDYTHRIGRTGRAGLSGLAISLVSPATAAHWQLIAKRNALEVALEDLPAYPVTEQPPARAAHEDGDNGGVKGKRMSKKDKLRAAAAAAAAAGGGTTPR from the coding sequence ATGTCTTTTGCCTCCCTGGGCCTTGCCCCGTCCCTGGTCCACGCAGCCCAACGCCACGGCCTGCTGGCTCCGACCGCCATCCAGACCCAGGCCCTGCCGGCCATCCTGGACGGCCAGGACCTGCGCGCCTGTGCGCCCACCGGGTCGGGCAAGACGGCGGCCTATGTGCTGCCGCTGCTGCAGCGCTGGATGCTGGCCGACGCGCCCGCCGGCCCGCGCAGCACGCAGACCCTGGTGCTGGTGCCCACGCGCGAGCTGGCCAGCCAGGTGGCCGAACTGGTCTACCACCTGGGCGAAGCCATGGGCCAGCGCCCCAAGGTGGCCGTGCTGACCGGCGGCGTGTCGATCAACCCGCAGCTGATGGCGCTGCGCGGCGGCGTGGACTGGGTGATTGCCACGCCCGGCCGCCTTCTGGATGTGGTGGAGCACAGCCGCCTGCAACTGAACCGCATCCACACCCTGGTGCTGGACGAGGCCGACCGCCTGATGGACCTGGGCTTTGCCGAGGAACTGGACCGCGTGCTGGCCCTGCTGCCCGCCACCGGCCAACGCCAGACCTTGTTGCTGTCCGCCACCTTCCCGCCTGCGGTGGAAGCCATTGCGGCCCGCCTGCTGCAGGACGCGGCCGCCCGCGTGGAAATTGCCTCCACCCACCAGCAGGACGCCACCATCGTGCAGCGTGCCCTGCACGTGGACGCCGCCCGCCGCACGCCGCTGCTGCGCGATCTGCTGCAGGAATTCCAGTGGCCGCGCGCGCTGGTGTTTGTGGCCAGCCGCTACAGCGCCGAGCATGTGGCGTTCAAGCTCAAGGCCCACGGCATTGCGGCCCGCGCCTTCCACGGCGAACTGAGCCAGGGTGCGCGCCAGGCGGCGCTGGCCGATTTCAAGTCCGGCCTGCTGCAGGTGCTGGTCACCACCGACCTGGCCGCGCGCGGCATCCATGTGGATGCGCTGCCCGTGGTCATCAACTACGACCTGCCGCGCTCGCCCACCGACTACACCCACCGCATCGGCCGCACCGGCCGTGCAGGCCTGAGCGGCCTGGCCATCAGCCTGGTCAGCCCCGCCACCGCTGCCCACTGGCAGCTGATTGCCAAGCGCAACGCACTGGAAGTGGCACTGGAAGACCTGCCCGCCTACCCGGTGACCGAACAGCCCCCGGCCCGTGCTGCGCACGAGGACGGCGACAACGGCGGCGTCAAAGGCAAGCGCATGAGCAAGAAGGACAAGCTGCGCGCAGCAGCGGCGGCGGCAGCTGCTGCTGGCGGCGGCACCACACCGCGCTGA
- a CDS encoding GlxA family transcriptional regulator produces MEHRHAGAHRVDLVVYPGFKALEAIGPMSVFDYANVHLRQKGLPDGYAVRVVAAQAGPVPSDTLMGLQATHTLAQVEADGTGCTVLLVGSRHIEQVLAASPELVDWVARVAPQVGRMIALCSGSFFLAAAGVLNGRRAATHWSVAGLLAQRYPHIAVDADAIYVRDGSYWTSAGVTAGIDLALAVVEQDFGHALALDVARDLVMYLKRPGGQSQFSVSLAAQATQHSGVQAAQQWVLAHLDQPMPLALLADKAAMSERNFRRVFQQETGCSPSSFVENARLERAKQLLENLGALPLKTVAAKVGLGSEQALRHLFVRRLGITPVVYRERFGG; encoded by the coding sequence ATGGAACACCGCCACGCAGGCGCCCACCGCGTCGATCTGGTTGTCTACCCCGGCTTCAAGGCCCTGGAGGCCATAGGACCGATGTCGGTGTTCGACTACGCCAATGTGCACCTGCGCCAGAAGGGCCTGCCCGATGGCTATGCCGTGCGCGTGGTGGCGGCGCAGGCAGGGCCGGTGCCTTCCGACACGTTGATGGGCCTGCAGGCCACGCACACCCTGGCCCAGGTGGAGGCCGATGGCACGGGCTGCACGGTGCTGCTGGTGGGCTCGCGCCATATCGAACAGGTGCTGGCAGCCTCGCCGGAACTGGTGGACTGGGTGGCGCGCGTGGCACCCCAGGTCGGGCGCATGATTGCGCTGTGCAGCGGCAGCTTTTTCCTGGCTGCGGCGGGCGTACTGAATGGCCGGCGCGCGGCCACGCACTGGAGCGTGGCGGGGCTGCTGGCCCAGCGCTATCCGCACATTGCCGTGGATGCCGATGCCATCTATGTGCGGGACGGCAGCTACTGGACCTCGGCCGGGGTCACGGCCGGCATCGATCTGGCGCTGGCCGTGGTGGAGCAGGACTTCGGCCACGCACTGGCGCTGGATGTGGCGCGCGATCTGGTCATGTACCTCAAGCGCCCGGGCGGGCAGTCGCAGTTCAGCGTGTCGCTGGCGGCGCAGGCCACGCAGCACAGCGGTGTGCAGGCGGCCCAGCAATGGGTGCTGGCGCATCTGGACCAGCCCATGCCGCTGGCGCTGCTGGCCGACAAGGCGGCCATGAGCGAACGCAACTTCCGCCGCGTGTTCCAGCAGGAAACCGGCTGCAGCCCCAGCAGCTTTGTGGAAAACGCCCGGCTGGAGCGCGCCAAGCAGTTGCTGGAAAACCTGGGCGCGCTGCCGCTGAAGACCGTAGCGGCCAAGGTGGGTCTGGGGTCCGAGCAGGCGCTGCGCCACCTGTTTGTGCGCCGCCTGGGCATCACGCCCGTGGTGTACCGGGAGCGGTTCGGGGGATAA
- a CDS encoding helix-turn-helix domain-containing protein, which produces MPRQNTRPTDFPPAVQQQIARLAECIVAARKALGETQAQWAARLGISQPTMARLERGDASVSAATYILCLSQLNPQLDLTVLLPRSTAPAAPAHPSAASAKTAATVAAPATPSAATGVDDFVSLLASWAPASV; this is translated from the coding sequence ATGCCCCGCCAGAACACCCGTCCCACCGATTTTCCGCCCGCAGTGCAGCAGCAGATTGCGCGGCTTGCCGAATGCATCGTGGCCGCACGCAAGGCCCTGGGCGAGACCCAGGCGCAGTGGGCCGCCCGGCTGGGCATTTCCCAGCCCACCATGGCACGGCTGGAACGTGGTGATGCCTCGGTGTCGGCCGCCACTTATATCCTCTGCCTGAGCCAGCTCAACCCCCAGCTGGACCTGACCGTGCTGCTGCCCCGCAGCACCGCACCGGCAGCGCCTGCCCACCCTTCAGCGGCCTCAGCGAAAACCGCGGCCACGGTTGCTGCGCCTGCCACGCCCTCTGCAGCCACCGGGGTGGACGACTTTGTGTCGCTGCTGGCCTCCTGGGCGCCGGCCAGCGTCTAG